The Paramisgurnus dabryanus chromosome 24, PD_genome_1.1, whole genome shotgun sequence genome contains the following window.
ATAAACGTACATATTCAGTGTCTTGTACTCAGTTACCTCACTAAATAAGGTAATGTGTAACTTTACTGTATTTTGCAAATAGTATATGGTGCTGTCTTGAGTATTTTCAGGTAGTGTCACCaagatctgattttttttaattggaaaacatttataaagtaaactgtcataatgaaaacaagactaaGCCATTTGAGTATCTTCATAAACAATGGTGTCGGGACTTTTCATTTTGATGACACTGACACTTTCATTGAAATGAATACTTGCTTTTGAGGAATGACCTATCCATTTTGAGCACGTGACATGCTTTTGCAGGTTATCAACTAGGTTTTGCAGTTTGTACTAATTGTTTTGAGAACTGCATTATCTGTTGTGCAAATGTAAGTAGTGATGTGAGAAAGgcaccaaagcgactgagaaaaaccaAACCCTGTATTATGACAACTTGTTCAaccattttgcatgtaaatacTTATACTATACTACATATATGTTGTGGGGGTGAGACTATTCAACAGAGACCCATTATAATACATTGTTTggtacaattaaccccacctgtcgggtaagttgtaacgtttgcccttctgtcactttcggtgtaattgtacaataacggtaggtcccacaaacaaatcTTAactgttcatttgtagcagagatttgtgttgattgtgtaaaaaatgaaaaatctaaagtaaatattttttgaatgatagagccaaagccaaaaagcgTTAAGTTGTGCCTCGCTCTCCCTTATATACATGTTCAGTGCcattaaaagaaataataaaatggAGAAGAGAACTTTCCTTGAACTCTTATGATTTTGTCCCAGCCTGTTTGCTACTCTTGGGTAATAAATTATTGAgattatattattttcacattaatttaataaatacagAATAAAGATATTTATTAAGATAGCTCTTTGAAGAATTTGAAGtaactacactcttaaaacgaatgtgttaaaataatacATCTTGTGTCTcatgtgttgtccttaatttaacacatctctgtgttattttgttatcaaaacactttgtggtttttttaacacatcttgtgttgtcccttttatttacaTGAACTCAAAAtctacacaaaatgacacatactGTGTTAAAgacaacacataatgtgttaaaaacaacacagaatgtgttaaaaacaacacagaatgtgttaaatagtcttctgaatgtgttaattttaacacattgttttgtgttaaactatttaacacattatgggGCGGACACCCGtacagggtttaggttaatccgCCTTATTAATAATAGGtcatttagtttttacaaacataccttacaataaacactacaggtgtgcatcttaagacaaacaATGTCAACGAAATATGTTAAAATTCATCaggacaaggtgtttttaaattatggcagctcaaacatgcattttagtctgggactaggaaaaggcctgtctgggaaaccgccccatatgtcattttatttagatttttttgttcaaataaataaaagggataACACAAGatatgttaaaaacaacaaaaaatgtttttgaaaatgtgttttCCCAAAACTAGCactgattttgtttttttaacgcATCCGTTCTAAGAGTGTCGTGTTTAAAAACACcagttttaagagtgtacaatacagtgtgcgcacgtgaaattaaactttatttaatttttcctCCATGTCCCCTTGGGTCCTTCGTACTTTAAAAcaggatgtgttcattttttacacatttttttgtgttatgcttttaacacatgagggggcggtttcccggacagggattagcttaatccaggactaggccttagtttaattaggaaatataactagttttaacaaacatgccttacttaaaacattacctgtgtgcattttgaggcaacacaaagggcactggtgtattttaagatatgtcagtgcaagttgttttcagtttggacagctcttaaaaatgttttagactTTTGGACACCACAAATTTGGAGTTCAGACACCCTTACAGTATTTATTACATTGTTTTCTCAGTTAGATCTCATCTTCATCatgatcatcatcatcactCTGCTCCTGTTGGGCTCTCTGGTGTCAAACCTGAGCTTTACTGGTAAGATTCATTAAACATTCACTTTAACATGAATCATGACTAACATATGAGCTTCAGAAAATGCCTCTCTATACACTATAAGaaaagatgtgttaattttaacacattgttttgtgttaaactatttaacacatcatgtgttattttaacacattatgtgtcatttcgtgttaagttcaaataaatgaaatggacaacacaagatgtgttaaaacaacacaaattgTGTTATTCCAAAAAAtagacacaaaatgtgttattttaacacattcattttaagagtgtatgaaGTGTAACACATTTCCATTTGCAAAACTCAATATCTGATTCATCTTTGGTGATGCATTATTCAGATGTTTCTCAATCTGATTAAGTTGACTGATATTTCTCTCTCAGCCAGTGTCAATGTGCGTATAGTGAATGGCAATGAAGCAACACCTCACTCCAGACCTTACATGGTTTCTGTTCAGAAGAATAGGAGACACGTTTGTGGAGGATTCCTCATTTCTGATCAGTTTGTCTTGACTGCTGCAAACTGCAGAAATAAGTAAGGTTTTATTTAGTCTGAGCTGCAATCATAACAATCATAATCTCAGATATATTCAAATGTTCTCATAAAAACTTCTCTACAACACTTATTTCAGAAACATAAAAGAAAAGTtatttttagtgatttactgttttcaatAAATTAATGTAAAGAGAATTGATATTGATAATATTGATGGAggaagatcatgtcaaagattaaaatcaattattaaaatcatactttgatgcttctaatcttattattatgggactttagcctggattggCTGAAAAAAAGTCACCATAACTTCTGTACCAAATGAACACGTTccctaaacatttttttaaaaatatatttttaaagaaaccaatAAAAGTTGAATATATTGTTTAATAAGATTTCTTTCTTTCCACAGCACTGAGATTCTGACAGTTGTGGCAGGTGCACATGACTTAACAAACATTAATGAAAACCATGTCCGCATTAGTGTGAGTACCTATAACAGGCCTCCAGAATACAACCCTGATCTGTGGTCACCTATAATAGCCGACCTGATGATTCTGAAGGTAAAAGACAACACTCAGTATTGCAATCCAAGCATCACAATTCATGTAATGCAATATAATCACATATAGTTCTATCTCATCTAACTTCTGTCTACTAAAGATGAATGTGTTGTTGGATTACAGCTTGCTACAAACGTCCAACTAAACAACAACATCAACACGATTCCCATACCGTTGAGATCTAGAGAGATCAAAGTGAACACTAATTGCAGTGTTGCAGGCTGGGGGTTTGTGGCAAATGGCGGTCCTTTAAGTCTAACCCTCAGAGAAGCAAACGTGAAGATTAAGAATAACACGAACTGTGCTGCTCGATGGGGACAAATATATGTAGCTCCACAGATGATGTGTGTATATGGCAGTGGAGGATCCTGTGACGTACGTAAAAACAATAACATCAGattaacagattattttatactttattgAAGCCAAAAATAGTGATAAGGGGCAATTTTGTGTCTACATTCTTAACAGGGGGATTTAGGAGGTCCTTTGGTTTGTGACAACACTGCGGTGGGCGTTACATCCTTCAGCAGCAGCAACAGATGCAACGATCCTAATCTACCTAATGTTTATACGAAAATTTCTGCATTTCTTCCATGGATCCAGAGCATATTAACAACTTAATGAATTCTGCATATTTAAAGATTGAAATGCTTGCTTTTATTTCTTATATCTTTCCAAACTGTCTTCTTTTAACAACCTAAACAATATTTACAACTGCACTGTATTCATCACAAACTATGCTCTATGCATTATGTTttgtggttgtgtgtgtgtgtttaatgaaTGAATTTCTGATTTTCTCACAAACTGATTTTAAATAAAGCATTGAGCATCAAGCATCAATAATTCAACGTGTCTCACTGCCATGAAATTGCAGCAAACAACTTTAATTTTACTTAGTACAACTGAGATAATCAGGTAaaactagattacagttttattatcatttactaAAACAAGGACAACATACATTTAACATAATTTACATCCTTTTTACAAGTGAATAATAACAACTTTCATGCCAAATATGTcacaaagttaaaaaaaaatgttggtgaTACTTTACAATGAGGTTCAATatttaactacattagttaacatgaactaataatgaactgcacttatacaacATCTATTAAttacactctgaggctattttggggattttcgcctggatttggcctacccaatttcaaaagcttctcaTACCCACAAgcagaggtgcacatacaaaagtttggtatcattttacatgAAACCCTTTgacattacataaaacactgttaaaagtgctcaacatggttgtgtgtgttgtcagtcctctaataaacacaaaaataaataggcgctttttgatgtttttttctaaagtctgtatttaaaagtgtataactctggccctgagtggtaacgaaacctgcagacagttttgtttgattccagcaattgccagCTTGCAGTGGAAAAGggatttttttctctatcataataaatgcaaaagttattttactccaactgatgggaggaataatacgcttatggtgtacaatttctgccaaaaaacatttgaagtgctaccataaccacatacagtggaataaatgcaatatctttatatcattttgcagaaaaccctttgaagttacataaaaagctgctgtttgtgacaaatattgttatttatgtggtttttcatatgatgaaacaccaaattttctttttttatgttgtaaacactgtctctgatagtgtataactctggttctgggtgctctagcagactgcagacagttctggttgttaacagcagcagacagtaaacaccaaaaaaaaagaataaactctttagcatgtcgcattcaaaagatatgtagtgtgcgaaaatacatttttcatataaatataaattttttgttttgcacatataataaatagcaaggaatcaattatgcacacaaccaaagaaaatgctgtgaatggactcattgtttagagtaggacctaagagAAAAGATGGtttatcatttgtggctatatgtgctatctgaggcagttcacactaAATTTTtaccatatgtttacaaaagaccattttttaccttatttttcattcgatgattgttggatatgtgataataatagaacaaaaatacaaatgcagccttattcctgagagtaagagctttcatttgatataagacttgtccatgtttgtcatacttgaaaaatatgaaatatgtgaatattaaattatattgaaaaatatgggggggggtgatagtgtaaattaagtgtaaataactttcttacagtaaaacatatctcaaagtgatgcatatctgcagaaagtagagagtctaagctttcaaacagtatctcatatgtggtactgggtccatgacagaccattaaaaattaaaggaatattttatattaagtcaaaataagataattctggacctggtacagggtccacagagtcaaacaagttaatctttgttaatgttaatttcaacaattacttaTACTTTATTAAAGTCTTGTTAacgttaatgcactgtgaactaacatgaacaaacaattaaaagctttatttctattaactaacattaagaaagattaataaatactgtaacaaatgtcaGGAACTGAACACGAACCCAGGTGCAGACAGTAAACagaaattttattataaaaaacaagaaCACAAAAACCACAAGGGGGCAAAACACACTAAGGCTGCGTTCACACGACAGAATTTTGGGAGTGACAACCGGATTTGCTTACAGGTGTGAGTCTGGAAGTGTGATGTTCAGACAGCACATTACGACACAAATAGAACCCTGCCTGTATGAACAAGTAACCGACCTCAAACCAGTATGCTATTCGCACGCGGTGCCTGTAACCATAGTGACGGACGTAAATATAAAAACGTATAGTATTATACAATGGACAAAACTTTAATTATGTCATTAACAAAAACAGCTGCCGTGTGTGTAACGCTTACCATTGTGCAGAGAAAAATAAACAAGGGTGGTtccatatttaaagttttattctGCAAAATGAATTAAGCAACTGCACGTTTGACCAAAGCAGACATATCCAGTACAAAAGTAATCCCAATGACTGGTGATATATtaacgtcttgtgaagcaaatcgatccgtttttgcaagaaagtgaactttatttaaagcatttataacgCAGTCACATAGGAAGTGCGCTTACGCTCCCGCTCTGTAGGTGGCACTGAGAGTATGGTTTTAGAGCCCTGCAAGCCCGTTGGGGCCCATTTGGGCCGGGCTCgggccgtttttttttttttacagaccgGGCTCGGGTCGGGCTCGGGCTTATTTTAGTGTCTCtcctcattgtgtgtgtgtttgcgtgtgtagCAGAGACAGCGCGCATctgaggctatgtttacattaatgcgtttgtcatttaaaacgttccttttgctacgtttacgcctttcatttACACACCACCGCTTTCAtccctcataaacggattcgttcggAAAAGCTGCAGACCCtattttagtttgagaactcagacgttgcgctgcagtgtaaatgaacgtagatggagtcttatgtaaacgaacagctcaTGTTaatgtgacagcgcatcattttcaaagtaaaaattatttttattcaggtaaatggaggtttgcaacctaatgtctgttttatatttatgtttgagtattgttgggtttgaatattgttgtaatgttgtttatgttttgttaaaatttagttagcttaatACGAAAGATAGACcgtaattttaaacgccatatgGGGCGTTGTAAAGGTCAATTTGAAGgtagaattgtaatgggtcagacattatttccgagtttaatttaagtttttcttgctactttaaaataaatttcgtttcatataatttgtctcttaattttaatcgatgttttgttgataagttttgtgactataaattaataaaaacaaaaaatcaacgtcatattaatatttaatgctcgTTTAGCCGATTGCGCTTTCTTGCCAtttctgtgttgctagcggaggacgtgcacggacctcgcacacttttaaaaattaacgtcata
Protein-coding sequences here:
- the LOC135728222 gene encoding duodenase-1-like, with the translated sequence MIIIITLLLLGSLVSNLSFTASVNVRIVNGNEATPHSRPYMVSVQKNRRHVCGGFLISDQFVLTAANCRNNTEILTVVAGAHDLTNINENHVRISVSTYNRPPEYNPDLWSPIIADLMILKLATNVQLNNNINTIPIPLRSREIKVNTNCSVAGWGFVANGGPLSLTLREANVKIKNNTNCAARWGQIYVAPQMMCVYGSGGSCDGDLGGPLVCDNTAVGVTSFSSSNRCNDPNLPNVYTKISAFLPWIQSILTT